One window of Microbacterium sediminis genomic DNA carries:
- a CDS encoding anthranilate synthase family protein, whose product MEAAPTTAERTLRLAGDPDASFALIARDGGEVEILTGPVVDVELLADIPLTGPDGAPREVLALVPYRQVRERGFEAEDDGTPLRCLLVDEHGRVSADEVLAALPSATIPLTDAGFDLSDEEYAAIVRRVIADEIGRGEGANFVIRRDYVAGVDADARTAALTWFRALLEHERGAYWTFLIVAGDRLLVGASPEAHVVATANGDGSSTVTMNPISGTFRHPQGGATVETLSAFLRDTKETEELFMVVDEELKMMSAVCSDGGRITGPHLKEMSRLTHTEYMLRGTSRLDPREILRETMFAPTVTGSPMQNAYTVIRRHEATPRGYYSGVAALFTPDADGGHDLDAPILIRTAYLEHGRLRVPVGATLVRHSDPYGEVSETHGKAAGVLGAIGAVPRAAKAADDDAPAVPRRLADDPDIAQLLASRNARLAPFWLEEQAPGAGPLAGHSALVVDAEDRFTTMLAHQLRHLGLEVRIAHWSEVTDAELDAAELVVSGPGPGDPRDAANPRIARMRQVVAHRRERALPLVAVCLSHQILADAAGIDLVALDSPHQGVQLTVDIFGEPAAIGFYNTFTARVEAGTTRTGETEIAADPTTGDVYALRGPRFASIQGHLESILSRDGIRTLGRLAEHALTS is encoded by the coding sequence ATGGAAGCAGCACCCACGACCGCCGAGCGCACCCTCCGCCTCGCGGGCGACCCCGATGCGTCGTTCGCGCTCATCGCCCGCGACGGCGGCGAGGTCGAGATCCTCACCGGCCCGGTCGTCGATGTCGAGCTGCTCGCCGACATCCCGCTCACCGGACCGGACGGCGCGCCGCGCGAGGTGCTCGCCCTGGTGCCGTACCGGCAGGTGCGCGAGCGCGGCTTCGAGGCGGAGGACGACGGCACTCCCCTGCGCTGTCTCCTCGTCGACGAGCACGGCCGCGTGAGCGCCGACGAGGTGCTCGCGGCGCTGCCGAGCGCGACCATTCCGCTCACGGATGCGGGCTTCGATCTGTCGGACGAGGAGTACGCCGCGATCGTGCGCCGCGTCATCGCCGACGAGATCGGGCGCGGCGAGGGGGCGAACTTCGTCATCCGCCGCGACTACGTGGCCGGCGTCGACGCCGACGCGCGCACGGCGGCGCTGACCTGGTTCCGCGCGCTGCTCGAGCACGAGCGCGGGGCCTACTGGACGTTCCTCATCGTGGCGGGCGATCGCCTCCTCGTCGGCGCGAGCCCCGAGGCGCACGTGGTCGCGACGGCCAACGGCGACGGGTCGAGCACCGTGACGATGAACCCGATCTCCGGCACGTTCCGCCACCCGCAGGGAGGCGCCACGGTCGAGACGCTGTCGGCCTTCCTGCGCGACACCAAGGAGACCGAGGAGCTCTTCATGGTCGTCGACGAGGAGCTCAAGATGATGAGCGCCGTCTGCAGCGACGGGGGGCGCATCACCGGGCCGCACCTCAAGGAGATGTCGCGCCTCACCCACACCGAGTACATGCTCCGCGGCACGTCGCGCCTGGACCCGCGCGAGATCCTGCGCGAGACGATGTTCGCGCCGACGGTCACGGGATCGCCGATGCAGAACGCCTACACGGTGATCCGCCGTCATGAGGCCACCCCGCGCGGCTACTACTCCGGAGTGGCGGCGCTGTTCACCCCCGACGCCGACGGCGGACACGACCTGGACGCGCCGATCCTCATCCGCACTGCCTACCTCGAGCACGGCCGCCTGCGGGTGCCCGTCGGGGCGACGCTCGTGCGCCACTCCGACCCGTACGGCGAGGTGAGCGAGACGCACGGCAAGGCCGCCGGCGTGCTCGGGGCGATCGGCGCCGTGCCGCGCGCCGCGAAGGCCGCCGACGACGACGCGCCCGCGGTGCCGCGCCGGCTCGCCGACGACCCCGACATCGCCCAGCTGCTTGCGTCGCGCAACGCGCGCCTCGCGCCGTTCTGGCTGGAGGAACAGGCGCCGGGCGCGGGGCCGCTCGCGGGTCACTCCGCGCTCGTGGTCGACGCGGAGGACCGCTTCACGACGATGCTCGCCCACCAGCTGCGCCACCTCGGCCTCGAGGTGCGGATCGCGCACTGGTCCGAGGTGACCGACGCCGAGCTCGACGCCGCCGAGCTCGTGGTCTCGGGCCCCGGCCCGGGCGACCCCCGCGACGCAGCGAACCCCCGCATCGCCCGCATGCGGCAGGTGGTGGCCCACCGCCGCGAGCGCGCGCTGCCGCTGGTGGCGGTGTGCCTGAGCCACCAGATCCTCGCCGACGCCGCGGGCATCGACCTGGTCGCCCTGGACAGCCCGCACCAGGGCGTGCAGCTGACCGTCGACATCTTCGGCGAGCCCGCCGCGATCGGGTTCTACAACACCTTCACGGCGCGGGTCGAGGCCGGCACCACGCGCACCGGCGAGACCGAGATCGCCGCCGATCCCACCACCGGCGACGTCTACGCGCTGCGCGGACCGCGCTTCGCGAGCATCCAGGGGCACCTGGAGTCGATCCTCTCGCGCGACGGGATCCGCACGCTGGGGCGCCTCGCCGAGCACGCCCTGACGAGCTGA
- the ispG gene encoding flavodoxin-dependent (E)-4-hydroxy-3-methylbut-2-enyl-diphosphate synthase — protein sequence MPAVNLGMPRVPETLAPRRKSRQIRVGKVLVGGDAPISVQSMTTTPTTDINATLQQIAELTASGCEIVRVAVPSQDDADVLHIIAKKSQIPVIADIHFQPKYVFQAIDAGCAGVRVNPGNIRKFDDQVGAIAKAAQAAGVSLRIGVNAGSLDRRLLEKYGKATPEALVESAVWEASLFEEHDFHDFKISVKHNDPIVMVKAYRMLAERGDWPLHLGVTEAGPAFQGTIKSATAFGILLSEGIGDTIRVSLSAPPAEEVKVGHQILQSLNLRERKLEIVSCPSCGRAQVDVYSLAENVTEGLKDVTVPLRVAVMGCVVNGPGEAREADLGVASGNGKGQIFVKGEVIKTVPEAEIVETLIQEARRIADEMGPDAGIGTAQVVTA from the coding sequence GTGCCAGCTGTGAACCTCGGTATGCCTCGCGTCCCCGAAACCCTCGCTCCCCGCCGCAAGAGCCGGCAGATCCGCGTGGGCAAGGTGCTCGTCGGCGGCGACGCCCCCATCAGCGTGCAGTCGATGACGACGACGCCGACCACCGACATCAACGCGACCCTGCAGCAGATCGCCGAGCTCACGGCGTCGGGCTGCGAGATCGTGCGCGTGGCGGTTCCCAGCCAGGACGACGCCGATGTGCTGCACATCATCGCGAAGAAGTCGCAGATCCCCGTGATCGCCGACATCCACTTCCAGCCGAAGTACGTCTTCCAGGCGATCGATGCGGGATGCGCCGGCGTGCGCGTGAACCCGGGCAACATCCGCAAGTTCGACGACCAGGTCGGCGCGATCGCCAAGGCGGCGCAGGCCGCCGGCGTCTCGCTGCGCATCGGCGTGAACGCCGGCTCGCTCGACCGCCGCCTGCTCGAGAAGTACGGCAAGGCCACCCCCGAGGCGCTCGTCGAGTCGGCCGTCTGGGAGGCGAGCCTGTTCGAGGAGCACGACTTCCACGACTTCAAGATCTCGGTCAAGCACAACGACCCGATCGTCATGGTCAAGGCGTACCGCATGCTCGCCGAGCGGGGCGACTGGCCGCTGCACCTCGGCGTCACCGAGGCCGGTCCCGCCTTCCAGGGCACGATCAAGAGCGCCACGGCGTTCGGCATCCTGCTGTCCGAGGGCATCGGCGACACGATCCGCGTCTCGCTGTCGGCCCCGCCGGCCGAGGAGGTCAAGGTCGGCCACCAGATCCTGCAGTCGCTGAACCTGCGCGAGCGCAAGCTCGAGATCGTCTCGTGCCCGTCGTGCGGCCGCGCCCAGGTGGACGTGTACTCGCTCGCCGAGAACGTGACCGAGGGTCTGAAGGATGTCACCGTGCCGCTGCGCGTGGCCGTGATGGGCTGCGTCGTGAACGGCCCGGGCGAGGCCCGCGAGGCCGACCTGGGCGTGGCCAGCGGCAACGGCAAGGGCCAGATCTTCGTCAAGGGCGAGGTCATCAAGACGGTGCCCGAGGCCGAGATCGTCGAGACCCTCATCCAGGAGGCCCGTCGCATCGCCGACGAGATGGGCCCCGACGCCGGCATCGGCACCGCCCAGGTCGTCACTGCCTGA
- a CDS encoding GNAT family N-acetyltransferase produces the protein MRIVLDDLTAPAVRDLIAEHLDEMHATSPAESVHALPLAALESPDVTVWSAWDGDEVLGCGALKELDAAHGEIKSMRTREAARGRGVGASILQTILAEAVERGYRRVSLETGSEEHFAPARRLYARHGFVECPPFGDYTDDPLSVFMTRELTGA, from the coding sequence ATGCGCATTGTCCTCGACGACCTGACGGCGCCGGCGGTGCGCGACCTCATCGCGGAGCACCTCGACGAGATGCACGCCACGAGCCCCGCGGAGAGCGTGCACGCCCTGCCGCTGGCGGCCCTGGAATCGCCCGACGTGACGGTGTGGAGCGCGTGGGACGGCGACGAGGTGCTCGGCTGCGGCGCGCTGAAGGAACTGGACGCGGCGCACGGCGAGATCAAGTCGATGCGCACGCGCGAGGCCGCCCGCGGGCGCGGCGTCGGCGCGTCGATCCTGCAGACGATCCTGGCGGAGGCGGTCGAGCGCGGATACCGTCGCGTGAGCCTCGAGACCGGCAGCGAGGAGCACTTCGCCCCGGCCCGCCGCCTCTACGCCCGTCACGGATTCGTGGAGTGCCCACCGTTCGGCGACTACACCGACGACCCCCTCAGCGTCTTCATGACGCGCGAGCTGACCGGCGCCTGA
- a CDS encoding DUF5655 domain-containing protein has protein sequence MTEWTVDEHLRDKPEASVALYRRFEELVAACGPYTVSPSKSSITFKGTRRGFAGARPTAKGIRVYLDLQRAIDDPRVQNVAPYTSRLFVHHLTITSPAQLDEEFAGWVAEAYAVGAGAHLA, from the coding sequence ATGACCGAGTGGACCGTCGACGAGCACCTGCGAGACAAGCCGGAGGCGTCCGTCGCGCTCTACCGCCGCTTCGAGGAGCTCGTCGCGGCGTGCGGGCCCTACACCGTGTCGCCGTCGAAGTCATCCATCACCTTCAAGGGCACGCGCCGCGGCTTCGCGGGCGCCCGCCCCACGGCGAAGGGGATCCGCGTCTACCTCGATCTGCAGCGGGCGATCGACGATCCGCGCGTCCAGAACGTCGCGCCCTACACGAGCCGGCTCTTCGTCCACCACCTCACGATCACGTCGCCGGCGCAGCTGGACGAGGAGTTCGCCGGTTGGGTCGCCGAGGCGTACGCGGTGGGCGCCGGCGCCCACCTCGCCTGA
- a CDS encoding PhzF family phenazine biosynthesis protein, translating into MRLPFRQVDVFSPEPLLGNPVAVVHDADDLTDAQMAAFARWTNLSETTFLLRPTDPAADYRLRIFTPGGELPFAGHPTLGSAHAWLEAGGAPAGEEIVQECGVGLVLLRRVGGRLAFAAPALRRSGPVEEPLLAGIAAALGIARDAIVDAAWCDNGPGWVGIRLADARAVLALTPDFAALPADVGVVGAYPDGSECAIEVRAFCRPDMGLGEDPVTGSLNAALGQWLAGSVLPSSYVASQGTALQRRGRVHVSREGQTVWVAGDTLTTIRGELTL; encoded by the coding sequence ATGCGCCTCCCGTTCCGCCAGGTCGACGTGTTCAGCCCCGAGCCGCTGCTCGGCAACCCCGTCGCGGTCGTGCACGACGCCGACGATCTCACCGACGCGCAGATGGCCGCGTTCGCCCGCTGGACCAATCTGTCCGAGACGACGTTCCTGCTGCGCCCGACCGACCCCGCCGCGGACTACCGGCTGCGGATCTTCACCCCCGGCGGCGAGCTGCCCTTCGCCGGCCACCCCACGCTCGGCTCCGCGCACGCCTGGCTCGAGGCCGGGGGCGCGCCCGCGGGCGAGGAGATCGTGCAGGAGTGCGGCGTCGGCCTCGTCTTGCTGCGCCGGGTGGGCGGGCGGCTCGCGTTCGCCGCGCCCGCGCTGCGGCGCTCCGGACCGGTCGAGGAACCGCTCCTCGCCGGGATCGCCGCGGCGCTCGGCATCGCCCGCGACGCGATCGTCGACGCGGCCTGGTGCGATAACGGACCGGGCTGGGTCGGCATCCGGCTCGCGGACGCGCGGGCCGTGCTGGCCCTCACGCCGGACTTCGCGGCGCTGCCGGCCGACGTCGGCGTCGTGGGCGCGTACCCGGACGGCTCGGAGTGCGCCATCGAGGTGCGGGCGTTCTGCCGCCCCGACATGGGCCTCGGCGAGGATCCCGTCACCGGCTCGCTGAACGCCGCGCTCGGGCAGTGGCTCGCCGGCTCCGTGCTGCCCTCGTCGTATGTCGCCTCCCAGGGGACCGCCCTCCAGCGACGTGGCCGCGTTCACGTCTCGCGCGAGGGCCAGACCGTGTGGGTCGCGGGCGACACGCTCACGACGATCCGCGGCGAGCTGACACTCTGA
- a CDS encoding cation diffusion facilitator family transporter, giving the protein MTAHDHDHGEHAHPTGLRGFLHEVFVPHTHDVADAIDDPLISHAAGVRALKVSLAIMLTTTIAQAVIVSFSGSVALLADTIHNLSDALTAVPLWIAFSLARRRPTRTYSYGLGRAEDLAGLAIVVAIAASAIVAAWQAIDRIIDPQPISHVGWVMTAGVVGFLGNEAVAIYRIRVGRRIGSAALVADGVHARTDGFTSLAVVIGGIGVLLGFPLADPIVGLLIAAAIVALLVGTVRSVGRRLLDGIDPALLTRAEHALAHVEGIGSVDRLRLRWVGHRLHGDAVLTVTATTLAEAEAIRLAAQEQARAHLPHLEEFAVEIRPGDSVAR; this is encoded by the coding sequence ATGACCGCCCACGACCACGACCACGGGGAGCACGCGCACCCGACGGGGCTGCGGGGGTTCCTCCACGAGGTCTTCGTGCCACACACGCACGACGTGGCGGACGCGATCGACGACCCCCTGATCTCGCACGCGGCCGGCGTCCGCGCGCTCAAGGTCAGCCTCGCCATCATGCTCACCACGACGATCGCGCAGGCGGTGATCGTGTCGTTCAGCGGATCGGTCGCCCTGCTGGCCGACACGATCCACAACCTCTCGGACGCACTCACGGCCGTGCCGCTGTGGATCGCGTTCTCGCTCGCCCGGCGCCGCCCGACCCGCACCTACTCGTACGGCCTCGGACGCGCCGAGGATCTGGCCGGACTCGCGATCGTGGTCGCGATCGCCGCATCGGCGATCGTGGCGGCCTGGCAGGCGATCGACCGGATCATCGACCCCCAGCCGATCTCGCACGTCGGCTGGGTGATGACGGCGGGGGTCGTCGGCTTCCTCGGCAACGAGGCCGTCGCGATCTACCGGATCCGGGTGGGACGGCGGATCGGCTCCGCCGCTCTCGTCGCCGACGGCGTGCACGCGCGCACGGACGGGTTCACCTCGCTCGCCGTCGTGATCGGCGGCATCGGCGTGCTGCTCGGCTTCCCGCTGGCCGATCCGATCGTCGGTCTCCTCATCGCGGCGGCGATTGTCGCGCTTCTCGTGGGCACCGTGCGATCCGTCGGCCGGCGCCTGCTCGACGGCATCGATCCGGCGCTGCTCACCCGCGCCGAGCACGCCCTCGCGCACGTGGAGGGCATCGGCTCGGTCGACCGCCTCCGCCTGCGGTGGGTCGGCCACCGGCTGCACGGCGACGCGGTCCTCACGGTGACCGCCACGACGCTCGCCGAGGCCGAGGCGATCCGCCTCGCCGCGCAGGAGCAGGCGCGGGCGCACCTGCCTCATCTCGAGGAGTTCGCGGTGGAGATCCGCCCCGGCGATTCCGTGGCACGCTGA
- a CDS encoding ArsR/SmtB family transcription factor: protein MDADTKVCGIDPDSTFVELAVEVFQMLADATRVRIVLALRQAGELSVNHLADIVDKSPAAVSQHLAKLRMARIVATRQQGQRVFYRLEDEHASQLVTQAIQQAEHTIGRPRHHHQASA from the coding sequence ATGGACGCAGATACGAAGGTATGCGGCATCGATCCCGACAGCACGTTCGTCGAGCTCGCCGTCGAGGTGTTCCAGATGCTCGCCGACGCGACGCGCGTGCGGATCGTCCTCGCGCTGCGGCAGGCGGGCGAGCTGTCGGTGAATCACCTCGCCGACATCGTCGACAAGTCCCCCGCCGCCGTGTCGCAGCACCTCGCGAAGCTGCGCATGGCGCGCATCGTCGCGACGCGGCAGCAGGGCCAGCGCGTGTTCTACCGGCTGGAGGACGAGCACGCCTCGCAGCTCGTGACCCAGGCCATCCAGCAGGCCGAGCACACGATCGGCCGTCCTCGGCATCACCACCAGGCCTCGGCATGA
- a CDS encoding LLM class flavin-dependent oxidoreductase: MKFSLWLPANLPWSDLLAAATHAADAGWRGVWLEDHFMDNTDEPNDGARGECLTQLTALAATVPGIRIGSMVLGNTYRHPGVVAKQGAAISDISQGQFVLGVGAGWQENEHRAFGIEYGDVPSRIRWFREALAIWKGLRDENFVDFSGERYTLEHASLNPKPHPSLPILIGGKGEKVMPRLVAEYADEWNFWSTPDQYAPKNEIFTAALEKAGRDPKSLWRTTQALTFQQPDGAEKAARMGRPAIGGTPQQLVDTMAAYAAGGVDEFILPLTSLSDVAKINDLGDRFLAEVAAHVS, from the coding sequence ATGAAGTTCTCGCTCTGGCTGCCCGCGAATCTGCCCTGGTCCGACCTCCTCGCCGCGGCGACGCACGCGGCCGACGCCGGCTGGCGGGGCGTGTGGCTCGAGGACCACTTCATGGACAACACCGACGAGCCCAACGACGGCGCGCGCGGCGAGTGCCTGACGCAGCTGACGGCGCTCGCGGCGACCGTGCCCGGGATCCGGATCGGATCGATGGTGCTCGGCAACACCTACCGCCACCCGGGCGTCGTCGCCAAGCAGGGCGCGGCGATCAGCGACATCAGCCAGGGCCAGTTCGTCCTCGGCGTCGGCGCGGGCTGGCAGGAGAACGAGCACCGCGCGTTCGGCATCGAGTACGGCGACGTGCCCAGCCGCATCCGCTGGTTCCGCGAGGCCCTCGCGATCTGGAAGGGCCTGCGCGACGAGAATTTCGTGGACTTCTCCGGCGAGCGCTACACGCTCGAGCACGCGTCGCTGAACCCGAAGCCGCACCCGAGCCTGCCGATCCTCATCGGTGGCAAGGGCGAGAAGGTCATGCCGCGGCTCGTGGCCGAGTACGCCGACGAGTGGAACTTCTGGTCGACGCCCGATCAGTACGCCCCGAAGAACGAGATCTTCACCGCCGCCCTCGAGAAGGCTGGGCGCGATCCGAAGAGCCTGTGGCGCACCACCCAGGCGCTCACCTTCCAGCAGCCCGACGGCGCCGAGAAGGCCGCGCGCATGGGTCGCCCGGCGATCGGCGGCACCCCGCAGCAGCTCGTGGACACGATGGCCGCGTACGCCGCCGGCGGCGTGGACGAGTTCATCCTGCCGCTGACCTCGCTCAGCGACGTCGCGAAGATCAACGACCTGGGCGATCGGTTCCTCGCCGAGGTCGCCGCGCACGTGAGCTGA
- a CDS encoding RNB domain-containing ribonuclease, whose translation MPGRYAHLTPSAVQGALAESLAELRCTLELPEAYPADAEAEAAAVADAAAVDGSDDARPDLTDLPFHTIDPEGSRDLDQALHLERSGEGFVVRYAIADLAAVVRPGGAIDAETRRRGQTLYAPDGSVPLHPLVLSHGASSLLPGERRRAYVWQFTLDAEGAVASTTLTRAWVRSVRQWSYPEAQAAIDDGSAPEEVALLQTVGPLRIALEAARGGASLNSPEEEVVEGEHGYELRRRTPLVVEDWNAQLSLMTGMAAADLMLGARVGILRTLPPAEPDALAEFRRKVALLDRPWPDDIDYGEYLRRLDPADPATPAVLQAAAALFRGAGYAAFDGEPPAQVEQAAIGAPYAHATAPLRRLVDRWSLAICQAAANGREIPDWARASLGELPSIMQESGGLASRLEGGAVDRIEAAVLHARIGDVLDAIVLAETKGGSRVQIADPFVTATVREKADPGSRVRVRVESTRIDTGEVALRLAG comes from the coding sequence ATGCCGGGCCGATACGCGCACCTGACCCCGTCCGCCGTGCAAGGGGCGCTCGCCGAGTCGCTCGCCGAGCTGCGCTGCACGCTGGAGCTGCCGGAGGCGTATCCCGCCGACGCCGAGGCGGAGGCGGCCGCCGTCGCCGACGCCGCGGCGGTGGACGGCTCCGACGACGCCCGCCCCGATCTGACCGACCTGCCCTTCCACACGATCGACCCGGAGGGCTCGCGAGACCTCGATCAGGCCCTCCACCTGGAGCGGTCCGGCGAGGGCTTCGTCGTGCGCTACGCGATCGCCGACCTGGCGGCGGTCGTCCGCCCGGGCGGCGCGATCGACGCCGAGACCCGCCGCCGCGGGCAGACCCTCTACGCGCCCGACGGATCGGTGCCGCTGCACCCGCTCGTGCTGTCACACGGCGCCTCGTCGCTCCTGCCCGGCGAGCGCCGCCGCGCCTACGTCTGGCAGTTCACCCTCGACGCCGAGGGCGCGGTCGCGTCCACCACGCTCACGCGCGCGTGGGTGCGCTCGGTGCGCCAGTGGAGCTACCCCGAGGCGCAGGCCGCCATCGACGACGGCTCCGCGCCCGAGGAGGTCGCACTCCTGCAGACGGTCGGGCCGCTGCGCATCGCGCTCGAGGCCGCGCGGGGCGGGGCCAGCCTCAACTCCCCCGAGGAGGAGGTCGTGGAGGGCGAGCACGGGTACGAGCTGCGCCGGCGCACGCCCCTGGTCGTCGAGGACTGGAACGCGCAGCTCTCGCTCATGACCGGCATGGCGGCCGCCGATCTCATGCTCGGCGCCCGCGTGGGCATCCTGCGGACGCTGCCGCCGGCGGAGCCCGACGCCCTCGCGGAGTTCCGCCGCAAGGTAGCGCTGCTCGATCGGCCATGGCCCGACGACATCGACTACGGCGAGTACCTGCGGCGCCTCGACCCGGCCGATCCCGCCACGCCCGCCGTGCTGCAGGCGGCGGCCGCGCTGTTCCGCGGCGCCGGCTACGCCGCGTTCGACGGCGAGCCGCCCGCGCAGGTCGAGCAGGCGGCGATCGGCGCCCCCTACGCGCACGCCACCGCTCCCCTGCGCCGGCTCGTGGATCGCTGGTCGCTGGCGATCTGCCAGGCCGCGGCGAACGGGCGGGAGATCCCCGACTGGGCCCGCGCGTCGCTCGGCGAGCTGCCGTCGATCATGCAGGAGTCGGGAGGGCTCGCCAGCCGCCTCGAGGGCGGGGCGGTCGACCGGATCGAGGCCGCCGTGCTGCACGCGCGCATCGGCGACGTGCTGGATGCGATCGTGCTCGCTGAGACGAAGGGCGGCTCGCGCGTGCAGATCGCCGACCCGTTCGTCACGGCGACCGTGCGCGAGAAGGCCGACCCCGGCTCGCGCGTCCGCGTGCGCGTGGAGTCGACCCGCATCGACACGGGCGAGGTCGCGCTCCGGCTCGCCGGCTGA
- the pcp gene encoding pyroglutamyl-peptidase I: protein MATVLLTGFEPFGGDARNPSGEAVADVARAWDRAERLVTAVLPVAYDAAGDALRGLIAEHSPDVVIATGLAGGRTQVTPERVAINLRDARIADNDGAQPVDEPSVAGGPAAYFATLPVKAIARAIAEAGIPAAVSHTAGTFVCNHAMYVALDAAAERPGTTAGFVHVPWSDETAPEGAPSLPAAEIARALGVAVRTALDVDRDDAHSAGTIH from the coding sequence ATGGCGACCGTGCTCCTCACCGGCTTCGAGCCGTTCGGCGGCGACGCCCGCAACCCGTCCGGCGAGGCCGTGGCCGACGTCGCGCGGGCGTGGGATCGCGCCGAGCGGCTCGTCACCGCGGTGCTGCCCGTGGCCTACGACGCCGCGGGCGACGCCCTGCGCGGGCTGATCGCCGAGCACTCCCCCGACGTCGTCATCGCCACCGGGCTGGCCGGGGGTCGCACGCAGGTGACGCCCGAGCGCGTGGCGATCAACCTCCGCGATGCCCGGATCGCCGACAACGACGGCGCCCAGCCCGTCGACGAGCCGAGCGTCGCCGGCGGCCCCGCCGCGTACTTCGCCACGCTCCCGGTGAAGGCGATCGCCCGCGCGATCGCGGAGGCCGGCATCCCCGCCGCCGTCTCGCACACGGCCGGGACCTTCGTCTGCAACCACGCGATGTACGTCGCGCTCGACGCCGCGGCGGAGCGCCCCGGCACGACGGCCGGCTTCGTCCACGTGCCGTGGTCGGACGAGACCGCGCCGGAGGGCGCCCCCTCGCTGCCGGCGGCCGAGATCGCCCGAGCCCTCGGCGTCGCGGTCCGCACGGCGCTCGACGTCGACCGCGACGACGCCCACTCCGCCGGCACGATCCACTGA
- a CDS encoding NAD(P)H-dependent oxidoreductase → MSTLVIDGHPDADSLVASLARRYAEAHGDARLIAVRDLDFDPVLRRGYHADQQLEPDLQEALEAIFAASHIVVATPVWWASVPALLKGFFDRVLLPKVTYRYRSNGLPEGLLAGRTGRLIVTSDSPRWFLALAGDSTVTHVRNQTMRFCGIRPVRTSRFTDVRHADEARRAAWLDRITADAERDAARAPRREEAAALAARREEAAALAARREEAAALAAR, encoded by the coding sequence ATGAGCACCCTCGTCATCGACGGCCACCCCGACGCCGACTCCCTCGTCGCCTCACTCGCCCGGCGCTACGCCGAGGCGCACGGCGACGCGCGCCTGATCGCGGTCCGCGACCTCGACTTCGACCCCGTGCTGCGCCGCGGCTATCACGCCGACCAGCAGCTGGAGCCCGACCTGCAGGAGGCGCTCGAGGCGATCTTCGCGGCCTCGCACATCGTGGTCGCCACGCCCGTGTGGTGGGCGTCGGTGCCGGCCCTGCTGAAGGGCTTCTTCGACCGCGTGCTGCTGCCGAAGGTGACCTACCGCTATCGATCCAACGGCCTGCCCGAGGGCCTCCTCGCCGGCCGCACGGGGCGGCTGATCGTCACGAGCGACTCGCCGCGCTGGTTCCTCGCGCTCGCGGGCGACTCCACCGTGACGCACGTACGCAACCAGACGATGCGCTTCTGCGGCATCCGCCCCGTGCGCACCTCGCGGTTCACCGATGTGCGCCACGCCGACGAGGCGCGCCGTGCGGCCTGGCTCGATCGGATCACCGCGGACGCCGAGCGCGATGCCGCCCGCGCCCCGCGCCGGGAGGAGGCGGCCGCCCTCGCCGCGCGCCGAGAGGAGGCGGCCGCCCTCGCCGCGCGCCGAGAGGAGGCGGCCGCCCTCGCCGCGCGCTGA
- a CDS encoding TetR/AcrR family transcriptional regulator — MSTSGSRYHHGNLAAALLDAADALLAERGSAALSLREVARRAGVSHNAPYHHFADRTALLNGLAQRHLRRMLDAQIAAVEAETDPDARVRALGLAYVAYAQRHPHGFAIVFDPEICDPASPTPAMAPMIRENEELLAAAVAAVAPDLDEERRRHAEAGYWALVHGLAHLSVAGHIPPDAAAAFDALVAAIRTRAPRAGRA; from the coding sequence GTGTCAACTTCCGGTTCGCGCTATCACCACGGCAACCTCGCCGCGGCGCTGCTGGACGCCGCCGACGCGCTGCTGGCCGAGCGCGGATCGGCGGCGCTGAGCCTGCGCGAGGTGGCGCGTCGGGCGGGCGTGAGCCACAACGCGCCGTATCACCACTTCGCCGACCGGACCGCCCTGCTCAACGGCCTCGCCCAGCGCCACCTGCGCCGCATGCTCGACGCCCAGATCGCCGCCGTCGAGGCCGAGACCGATCCCGACGCTCGCGTCCGCGCCCTGGGGCTGGCGTACGTGGCGTACGCGCAGCGGCACCCGCACGGCTTCGCGATCGTGTTCGATCCGGAGATCTGCGATCCCGCCTCCCCGACGCCGGCGATGGCCCCGATGATCCGCGAGAACGAGGAGCTGCTGGCCGCGGCCGTCGCCGCCGTCGCGCCCGACCTCGACGAGGAGCGGCGCCGGCACGCCGAGGCCGGCTACTGGGCGCTCGTCCACGGCCTCGCGCACCTGTCGGTCGCCGGTCACATCCCGCCCGATGCGGCGGCGGCCTTCGACGCGCTCGTCGCGGCGATCCGCACGCGGGCGCCGCGTGCCGGCCGGGCGTAG